One window of Opisthocomus hoazin isolate bOpiHoa1 chromosome 13, bOpiHoa1.hap1, whole genome shotgun sequence genomic DNA carries:
- the CLDN5 gene encoding claudin-5 produces the protein MTSAALEILGLGLGILGWVGVILACGLPMWQVSAFIDVNIVVAQTIWEGLWMNCVVQSTGQMQCKVYDSILALRPEMQAGRALTVVVALLGLVALMVTVAGAQCTNCIRPGKLKSRVVIAGGAIYVLCGILVLIPLCWFANIVISDFYDPNVPTFQKREMGAALYVGWAATALLLFGGCLLCCCSCSQRDETSFPVKYSAPRRPTSNGEYDKKNYV, from the coding sequence ATGACTTCGGCGGCGCTGGAgatcctggggctggggctgggcatcctgggctgggtgggggtgatccTGGCCTGCGGGCTGCCCATGTGGCAGGTGTCGGCCTTCATCGACGTGAACATCGTGGTGGCGCAGACCATCTGGGAGGGGCTGTGGATGAACTGCGTGGTGCAGAGCACGGGGCAGATGCAGTGCAAGGTGTACGACTCCATCCTGGCGCTGCGGCCCGAGATGCAGGCGGGCCGCGCGCTGACCGTCGTCGTggcgctgctggggctggtggcgCTGATGGTGACCGTGGCGGGCGCGCAGTGCACCAACTGCATCCGGCCCGGCAAGCTGAAGTCCCGCGTCGTCATCGCCGGCGGGGCCATCTACGTCCTCTGCGGGATCCTGGTGCTCATCCCGCTCTGCTGGTTCGCCAACATCGTTATCAGCGACTTCTACGACCCCAACGTGCCGACGTTCCAGAAGCGGGAGATGGGGGCCGCGCTCTACGTCGGCTGGGCGGCCACGGCCCTGCTGCTCTTCGGGGgctgcctcctctgctgctgctcctgctcccagcgCGACGAGACCTCCTTCCCCGTCAAGTACTCGGCGCCGCGGCGGCCCACCTCCAACGGCGAGTACGACAAGAAGAACTACGTCtga